The genomic interval TCGTTAAATAACTGCCATTTCATTCGTTTCTCTCAGTGTGGGACTTTCATCCGCCTTAGGTTTCATTTTCTATATTTACAATATTACTCCTGTCGAGGCTTAACATTTTCTGATTCAAAAGAGGAATAAAATTGAACTGATTTAATTGATTTGacattaattataatatttccCCTCACTCTGGTCCGTCTGTATTCCTATGTATTTGCCCAGATTTCTAATACTGTCTCAGTGATCCGATTGACAATACACAGAACGGAAATGAAAGCTGTgactaaaattaaaattgatattGGTTGAGAGGGAACTAATAAGTACCGCACCAAACTATTTATTGCACTGGTAACAAAATTAACTTTAACTCTGATAACAATTTCTTTCCATATTTTAATATATCTTAtagttttatatttgtatttgttaatatttaaatgttttatcttTAGTATCAAATACGTCCCGCAGACGAAGAATCCTCTGCAGGACCCACAGACTAGGCGACTCTAAACTTATCATTTTCACTATACAAACTCTAAATAATTGTTAATTTTCTCCACCCTCTGTTCTTTATCCTTTCACTATCCATAATCTtattttttggcatatttAGCTGTAGATTTGACTCATCGGTCCTTCTCCTCTTCTTATTCACGCTTTTGTACAGATTTTGCTGCTAAATTGTTAAAGATTCGATTCAACAGACAGTTGAGTAAATGTCGGATAAAGATCTCATTTTACGTTTCTTTATTGACGATAATATTTAGTTAGATTTCAGTGTAGATGTGCGGGGTATTGTGTCGTCCTATGTCAGTGTTAGAAACAAAATGAAAGTATTGAATAAATTTAATAGGCCGTGATGAATTCTCTAGTTTTGCTAAAAAATACTTGCTTCCTTTTTGACTGTGATAAAAACTCTAATGGtaatttttgtttataataacaatcaataataattaatatatgCTTAGTGTTAAATAGTTTGCTTAGTCTGGCTAGGGCGCGCTATGGTCAACTTGATCGGAATCTGAATCTTTATCTGTATCGGTTTCGTTCTCGGAGCTGGTTGTGAAAATAAGTGGCCAAAACTTTCAGTTTTCTGCTGTTTTGTATATctattttgtatatatttttatagtaATACTTTCATAGCAAAATGTTTGTTATGTTTTCCATTCCTTCAGTAGCCCTACTTATATTTCCTCCTCTTCTCTTTGggtttttatttactttttgcatttttccttccttttattatatatttctatgtatatatatatatatatatgcatgtatatcTGTAAGTACCtgtaattgtttttgttgaaagCAGCTAAGTTTAAGTGTAAAGttgttgtttgattttattcaaaattttgtttattattctATAAAATCGTTTACgatttttaaatacattttttaaccAAACGGTATCGAATCAATCAAATtgagaaatttaaacaattacaAGAATTTTCTCCCTCTGAGAAAATATAGGCCAACGTAAATGATCGCTGTAGatattgtattttataattctttttaatgtttttgtttagctTTCTTCACTTTGATTCTCTTCAATAGTTCTAACAAATCCGTATTATAATATTTCTAAAATTAGTActcatttatatattataaaaaatgaTATTTTTGCTTGTGGTGAGGCTGGTCGAACCCTTTGGGGGTTGGACTTACCCCTCAAAGCATGTCGCATATTAAGTGGCTTGCTCTGTCCCATCTAGTTCTAACTTCCTATATCCGTTTTCTTTtacttaaaattaattaaattcgaATTTTTGTGTTAATTTTTCATGTGTACATATAATCTGTTTATGCATCTGTTGAATCTTTGCCATTTTGCTTACCACTAAATGCTAAAAAGTTGCAGACCTACTTTGTCTTCTTCCTCACCTGACTTCCTCTATGTCCCATCTATATTTTAACCCTTTCCATCAACTGCTGTCTCCTAATTTACTCGATTAACTGTAAACTCCGATCGAGTTCATCATCAGATTAACAAATTCAGTTTTAATAGTTCATCTTTtgtgtttgctttgtttttcaaCTAATTTTCCTTGCGCagagtttttaatttttataaattcccATCACCAATTTTTCATATAAAATGGTTGCTGCTCTTATCGTccttaattgttttgttttttgttttttgttttttttttgttatttttatttgaaaacccAGATAATTTTGGTCTCTTGCCAGTCAGTTTTTGTCTCAAGTTTTGTGTTCAGTGTGGGAGTGTACTGGTGTGCAATGTTCTTGTTCTTTAGTTGTTAACAAAACTATCAATATCAATGTTTGTTTCTTGcttctataaatatatatttttattaaatcgatattttggcaaaaattctGTCATTCTTCTGCATTTCtcaatttataattttgtttgtgttttcttttttgttgggtttttttttattattttctgtgtaCTGCTGTACTGCATTCAGTTGAATGTATAATcggataaatatatataaatatattatatatataaatctatTCAATTTTTCAGCTCTAaggtgttttctttttttaatttacatttttctcgtttactattttttattttttttttttacatacgCTTTGCATGTTTCATTTCTATAATCGTTTTCACATAGCATGGTTGACGACCATCTGAAATTGAGGGAATGGAAAATTAGTTAGGAATCAAAAAGAAATTGTAGATCCGATACACGCACAAAAATCCTTTCGCTATCGATACATATAACGATTATTTCGATTTAATACCCAACTAGccttaaatgtttttattaataGTACTGGAGACATTCTTTTAGGCATCGGTATTTTAATCGAAACACGCTTTACATATCGACACGATCTTTGTTGATCGATGATTTTGTAAGTCCTTCAATAAACTATAGTTTTGCTCACCCCATCATTAGTTGCTCCTTATTGTAGCTGCAGTTGTTATGGTTGCTGTTGTGTTTGATGTTTCATTTAGGCCTTTCGCTTTTGCTGTTGCCACATGAATAGTCTCTCGACCAGTTCAACTTTGGAGCAATTGGTGTTGGATGATGTATCGTtttgggattgggattcggGTACGTTCCTgtggtggttgttgttgttgtcgctgcaGTTTTcgctattgttgttgtggttgcgATAGCAGTAGGTACCGCTGCGCCAGCTGGCAAATGTATAGGGTATGTGGGCATTGTGGTTGGAGCTTTCAGTGGGCAAAGTTAAGTTTGGCCTAAAGCTGCTGCCAAGGTTATTATAGTGGGCCGTTGTTGTCACTGTTGCTGATACGGAGGTTACTGCcgatgtgggcgtggctgctgAAAATGCGGTAGTTGTTGGCAAAGCGCctgttgctgatgttgttgctcCAGTTGGTTGTTGTGAATTGCGTTTAAGGAACTCCGATTGTTAATAGGGTCGACTGGCATCCTTTGGCCGCTTCAATTGAACTTTCAGTCTTTTCATGCCAATCTGGAAGCCATTCATGGCCTGAATGGCCGCTTGAGCGCTGGCGGGATTATCGAATGAAACAAATCCTGCCAAGAAAGAAATAATGCTCGTTAGACAAAACGGTTCAAGGGGTTGAATGTAGAAAATATAACACTACCGAAACATTTGCTCTGGTTTGTAGCACGATCGATGAAGACCTTGGAGCTGATCACATTGCCAAAGGGCAGGAACATTTGCATTAACTCGGCGTCGCCAAACTCTTGGGGCAAATGGTAGATGAAGAGATTGCAGCCCTCGGGTCCGGATATCGAACATCCTGGGAACATCAGAAAATCTTAAAGGAAGACATTTTAAAGAGAAGAAACAAAGTAGagaacaaattaaatttaataatgaggaaaatcataatttataattttatgaGTTATGTCTGCTTGCTTGttcttgttttgtttgcattgAATTCGATTTAGCTTGACTTGGTCTGATGCATATATTCGATATATATTTGTGGTCTGTGTTCTGTGGCTGATCTTGTTTCTGAACGAATCAACTAAAACTAAGGGCGCAATATAAGTCTGCGAAAAATAGgaaatcaaaaccaaaaccatGAGCAAACGAACAGTCTAAATGACATACTGTTTAAAAGGTTTCTATGCACATACTCTAGAGATGCCTAATGAATCTggccatatatatatacttaagtCTTTAGCTTAGATTTAGCCCCAATTGCCGTATGATAAATATGTGTAGCATGTGTAGTTAGTTAGTTATTATATGGGATTCACACTTAGATGGCTGTGTGACTGGGTGGTTTATCATGCAGGTAAGGTCTAGAGGATACACAGAAAAACAACAGACTACGGCGCACAGATATCGAAATGAAACCAAAACGAACTTTACACTCAAGTTAGGTTTATAGTTAGCATATGGTATATGTAGGTAGTATACACACACGAACACAAATGTATAtggcacacatacacacacacaccacacatacacagatacaaccacacccacacactctGTATTTTACGGGGAGACAATGGATTACTTGTGTCTCTGCCCCTGACGAAAGGCAAAAAGATGAGCAAAACGAACCGAAAAAGAAACATAAAATTTTATGAGCAAATGTCTTCGAAATACGCCGACGGTCTTTATATGATTTTAAGCAGTTTATATGTAATTTTTACGATCGCATAAAATGCCTTTGAATGCAGCCATTAAAAACGATTTACGCCTTGCTCGCCAACCCCACGCAAAAGGGTTGAAAACCCAGCCATCCTTTCTACTTTTtggcagtgggtggtggtcGCAAAAGGGATAAAATGtttatcaaaataaaataaggaCGAATGAAACACAGTATGcaaagtaattaatttttatgagCTTCtgttcaaaaaaaatttaatttccctcCGCACAACAAACGAAATTAATTACTGCTCATCGTCTGCTAGATCGAGGGCGATATCTCTGATTTTTTTCTAAGTGTAAACCATTCGAGTGTAAGTGTGTTTGTGGGGgcgtgcgtatgtgtgtgtgtagtaGCATGTTTACTATGACAAAGAATCGAACAAAATTCAGAATCGGTATAAACATGTACAATGTAAACGGATAAGTATTTGCATTTGGCCGAAATCATTCGACATTGGTAGCTGGTCAAATGCAATACCGCTCAACAAGAACTGAATCAAACGTACGAACGTGTAGTAATCGGGGATTTGGGGGGAAAATGGGGATATACATAGGTGGTGATCAACGAAATTATAATGAAAAGCTTACCTTCACGCTGAGTGGGTGCAACCGCCGCTAGGGGAGGTGGTAAAGCTTGTGGAAACTGTCCATAGACGGCGGGAAAGGCtgcattatatataaataattttgtttttggtttttacaCAAATTCCGAAACATTTATAAAGACAACACAACAATTAAGAATAcgtatagatatatatatgtatatgttttaagtatttaaaataGTTCTCGTAGTTTAGTAATGAACAGacagaaaaacaaattactaaaaaccaaaactaaactaaatgtCGTTAAGCAGCCATAGTAGATCGACTGGATTTGAGTTAGATTAATACGCTCAACACTGAATCATTGATTTCATATCAGCGCACCGAATGGGAGATTTTCTAATaattgtgtatttttttttaaacaattgtAATGGAAACGAAATAAACCAAAAGCCAGAAATCGAAAGCTAGcatatattaaaaatgaaCTCTCCACTTTCAATATGTACTTCGTTTCCGTTGCACaaagaataaataataagttaaatttattttagaaattaGAGTTAAGTAACACTTTactaacaataaatatttatggcatgacacaacaattattaattattcgATAAAAACAGTAATGAATGATTGGGCTGTTTTTTCTGTTGTGGTTGGTTTCATTGGAACATAATCCGATGATAGTAATGAAAATGATGCTGATGGTGACGAGATGGTACACAATGCCATGGGTGATGCAGATAGATGGTCTAAATGTGTAACTGAACACGATTCAAATGACATGGCAAAAATACTCTCAACTCTCAATGATAATTGTAAATTAGGCATGTTGAATACCTCGTGGCGGTTCTTTGCCGCCAAGCATATCCTGCATCTTATCATCTAGGCATATAACTTAGGGCTAATCTAGCTAGAAAAGATACTCACCAACTCCTGGAAACGGTGGCAGACCAGGGAAGGCATGTTGCAGGGTAGCAGCATCGCCGTTTGGCAAACCTTGTGGCGGTATAGTCAAGTGCAGCGGATCTGCAACAAACAGTTCAGTGGCTATAGAAAACATTTAGAAACTCCATCAGATACGTTCTTTGAATATGGTCATCTTAGTATGGTATTTGCTTCTAAAGTGTAAAAGATAGTGTTCCTTCACTGTGTTACTTACGTCCTGGGAATGCCGTTTGTGGAATGCCGTTCGTGAAGACGCCGTCCGCGgcagccgccgcagcagcagcagcggctgcACCGCCTGGCTGTCCATTGGGCGTGTTGGCGCCCATATTGAAGTTGGGCATGGTCGGCGACGGCAGCGAGGGGGGCTGGCCGGTGCCGTTTAGGCCATGAGGTATCTGCGTTGCCAGGGCCGCCATCGGGTTCATGTAGGCGGCTGCGGATCCGGGTGCCGTGGCAGCGGCGGCCATCAGGGCGgcctgttgctgttgctgcaatTCCGGAGGAGAGGGAAGCTGCTTTATATTTAGGTGGGTGATTGCCGCGGGGATGGG from Drosophila mauritiana strain mau12 chromosome 3L, ASM438214v1, whole genome shotgun sequence carries:
- the LOC117139762 gene encoding CUGBP Elav-like family member 4 isoform X10, with product MVHIIELVGQPKVEFAQQVTMNRALQLKPAENESRSEHLDRKLFVGMLSKQQTEDDVRQIFHPFGTIEECTILRGPDGASKGCAFVKFGSQQEAQSAITNLHGSQTMPGASSSLVVKYADTEKERQIRRMQQMAGHMNLLNPFVFNQFSPYGAYAQLPSPPELQQQQQAALMAAAATAPGSAAAYMNPMAALATQIPHGLNGTGQPPSLPSPTMPNFNMGANTPNGQPGGAAAAAAAAAAADGVFTNGIPQTAFPGHPLHLTIPPQGLPNGDAATLQHAFPGLPPFPGVAFPAVYGQFPQALPPPLAAVAPTQREDFLMFPGCSISGPEGCNLFIYHLPQEFGDAELMQMFLPFGNVISSKVFIDRATNQSKCFGFVSFDNPASAQAAIQAMNGFQIGMKRLKVQLKRPKDASRPY
- the LOC117139762 gene encoding CUGBP Elav-like family member 4 isoform X24, translating into MLAFHNEHIASCAFLTYFSPESSATPATSPTTGAQATLHNDKQSIAGMNRALQLKPAENESRSGCAFVKFGSQQEAQSAITNLHGSQTMPGASSSLVVKYADTEKERQIRRMQQMAGHMNLLNPFVFNQFSPYGAYAQQQQQAALMAAAATAPGSAAAYMNPMAALATQIPHGLNGTGQPPSLPSPTMPNFNMGANTPNGQPGGAAAAAAAAAAADGVFTNGIPQTAFPGHPLHLTIPPQGLPNGDAATLQHAFPGLPPFPGVDFLMFPGCSISGPEGCNLFIYHLPQEFGDAELMQMFLPFGNVISSKVFIDRATNQSKCFGFVSFDNPASAQAAIQAMNGFQIGMKRLKVQLKRPKDASRPY
- the LOC117139762 gene encoding CUGBP Elav-like family member 4 isoform X27 — encoded protein: MVHIIELVGQPKVEFAQQVTVSCHHPLIPPAIKLMNRALQLKPAENESRSGCAFVKFGSQQEAQSAITNLHGSQTMPGASSSLVVKYADTEKERQIRRMQQMAGHMNLLNPFVFNQFSPYGAYAQQQQQAALMAAAATAPGSAAAYMNPMAALATQIPHGLNGTGQPPSLPSPTMPNFNMGANTPNGQPGGAAAAAAAAAAADGVFTNGIPQTAFPGHPLHLTIPPQGLPNGDAATLQHAFPGLPPFPGVDFLMFPGCSISGPEGCNLFIYHLPQEFGDAELMQMFLPFGNVISSKVFIDRATNQSKCFGFVSFDNPASAQAAIQAMNGFQIGMKRLKVQLKRPKDASRPY
- the LOC117139762 gene encoding CUGBP Elav-like family member 4 isoform X22, which translates into the protein MVHIIELVGQPKVEFAQQVTVSCHHPLIPPAIKLMNRALQLKPAENESRSGCAFVKFGSQQEAQSAITNLHGSQTMPGASSSLVVKYADTEKERQIRRMQQMAGHMNLLNPFVFNQFSPYGAYAQQQQQAALMAAAATAPGSAAAYMNPMAALATQIPHGLNGTGQPPSLPSPTMPNFNMGANTPNGQPGGAAAAAAAAAAADGVFTNGIPQTAFPGHPLHLTIPPQGLPNGDAATLQHAFPGLPPFPGVAFPAVYGQFPQALPPPLAAVAPTQREGCSISGPEGCNLFIYHLPQEFGDAELMQMFLPFGNVISSKVFIDRATNQSKCFGFVSFDNPASAQAAIQAMNGFQIGMKRLKVQLKRPKDASRPY
- the LOC117139762 gene encoding CUGBP Elav-like family member 4 isoform X28; the protein is MVHIIELVGQPKVEFAQQVTMNRALQLKPAENESRSGCAFVKFGSQQEAQSAITNLHGSQTMPGASSSLVVKYADTEKERQIRRMQQMAGHMNLLNPFVFNQFSPYGAYAQLPSPPELQQQQQAALMAAAATAPGSAAAYMNPMAALATQIPHGLNGTGQPPSLPSPTMPNFNMGANTPNGQPGGAAAAAAAAAAADGVFTNGIPQTAFPGHPLHLTIPPQGLPNGDAATLQHAFPGLPPFPGVDFLMFPGCSISGPEGCNLFIYHLPQEFGDAELMQMFLPFGNVISSKVFIDRATNQSKCFGFVSFDNPASAQAAIQAMNGFQIGMKRLKVQLKRPKDASRPY
- the LOC117139762 gene encoding CUGBP Elav-like family member 4 isoform X20 produces the protein MVHIIELVGQPKVEFAQQVTVSCHHPLIPPAIKLMNRALQLKPAENESRSGCAFVKFGSQQEAQSAITNLHGSQTMPGASSSLVVKYADTEKERQIRRMQQMAGHMNLLNPFVFNQFSPYGAYAQQQQQAALMAAAATAPGSAAAYMNPMAALATQIPHGLNGTGQPPSLPSPTMPNFNMGANTPNGQPGGAAAAAAAAAAADGVFTNGIPQTAFPGHPLHLTIPPQGLPNGDAATLQHAFPGLPPFPGVAFPAVYGQFPQALPPPLAAVAPTQREDFLMFPGCSISGPEGCNLFIYHLPQEFGDAELMQMFLPFGNVISSKVFIDRATNQSKCFGFVSFDNPASAQAAIQAMNGFQIGMKRLKVQLKRPKDASRPY
- the LOC117139762 gene encoding CUGBP Elav-like family member 4 isoform X15; its protein translation is MVHIIELVGQPKVEFAQQVTVSCHHPLIPPAIKLMNRALQLKPAENESRSEHLDRKLFVGMLSKQQTEDDVRQIFHPFGTIEECTILRGPDGASKGCAFVKFGSQQEAQSAITNLHGSQTMPGASSSLVVKYADTEKERQIRRMQQMAGHMNLLNPFVFNQFSPYGAYAQQQQQAALMAAAATAPGSAAAYMNPMAALATQIPHGLNGTGQPPSLPSPTMPNFNMGANTPNGQPGGAAAAAAAAAAADGVFTNGIPQTAFPGHPLHLTIPPQGLPNGDAATLQHAFPGLPPFPGVDFLMFPGCSISGPEGCNLFIYHLPQEFGDAELMQMFLPFGNVISSKVFIDRATNQSKCFGFVSFDNPASAQAAIQAMNGFQIGMKRLKVQLKRPKDASRPY
- the LOC117139762 gene encoding CUGBP Elav-like family member 4 isoform X8; the encoded protein is MVHIIELVGQPKVEFAQQVTVSCHHPLIPPAIKLMNRALQLKPAENESRSEHLDRKLFVGMLSKQQTEDDVRQIFHPFGTIEECTILRGPDGASKGCAFVKFGSQQEAQSAITNLHGSQTMPGASSSLVVKYADTEKERQIRRMQQMAGHMNLLNPFVFNQFSPYGAYAQQQQQAALMAAAATAPGSAAAYMNPMAALATQIPHGLNGTGQPPSLPSPTMPNFNMGANTPNGQPGGAAAAAAAAAAADGVFTNGIPQTAFPGHPLHLTIPPQGLPNGDAATLQHAFPGLPPFPGVAFPAVYGQFPQALPPPLAAVAPTQREDFLMFPGCSISGPEGCNLFIYHLPQEFGDAELMQMFLPFGNVISSKVFIDRATNQSKCFGFVSFDNPASAQAAIQAMNGFQIGMKRLKVQLKRPKDASRPY
- the LOC117139762 gene encoding CUGBP Elav-like family member 4 isoform X18 — its product is MVHIIELVGQPKVEFAQQVTMNRALQLKPAENESRSEHLDRKLFVGMLSKQQTEDDVRQIFHPFGTIEECTILRGPDGASKGCAFVKFGSQQEAQSAITNLHGSQTMPGASSSLVVKYADTEKERQIRRMQQMAGHMNLLNPFVFNQFSPYGAYAQQQQQAALMAAAATAPGSAAAYMNPMAALATQIPHGLNGTGQPPSLPSPTMPNFNMGANTPNGQPGGAAAAAAAAAAADGVFTNGIPQTAFPGHPLHLTIPPQGLPNGDAATLQHAFPGLPPFPGVDFLMFPGCSISGPEGCNLFIYHLPQEFGDAELMQMFLPFGNVISSKVFIDRATNQSKCFGFVSFDNPASAQAAIQAMNGFQIGMKRLKVQLKRPKDASRPY
- the LOC117139762 gene encoding CUGBP Elav-like family member 4 isoform X14, producing the protein MVHIIELVGQPKVEFAQQVTMNRALQLKPAENESRSEHLDRKLFVGMLSKQQTEDDVRQIFHPFGTIEECTILRGPDGASKGCAFVKFGSQQEAQSAITNLHGSQTMPGASSSLVVKYADTEKERQIRRMQQMAGHMNLLNPFVFNQFSPYGAYAQQQQQAALMAAAATAPGSAAAYMNPMAALATQIPHGLNGTGQPPSLPSPTMPNFNMGANTPNGQPGGAAAAAAAAAAADGVFTNGIPQTAFPGHPLHLTIPPQGLPNGDAATLQHAFPGLPPFPGVAFPAVYGQFPQALPPPLAAVAPTQREGCSISGPEGCNLFIYHLPQEFGDAELMQMFLPFGNVISSKVFIDRATNQSKCFGFVSFDNPASAQAAIQAMNGFQIGMKRLKVQLKRPKDASRPY
- the LOC117139762 gene encoding CUGBP Elav-like family member 4 isoform X2, which gives rise to MLAFHNEHIASCAFLTYFSPESSATPATSPTTGAQATLHNDKQSIAGMNRALQLKPAENESRSEHLDRKLFVGMLSKQQTEDDVRQIFHPFGTIEECTILRGPDGASKGCAFVKFGSQQEAQSAITNLHGSQTMPGASSSLVVKYADTEKERQIRRMQQMAGHMNLLNPFVFNQFSPYGAYAQLPSPPELQQQQQAALMAAAATAPGSAAAYMNPMAALATQIPHGLNGTGQPPSLPSPTMPNFNMGANTPNGQPGGAAAAAAAAAAADGVFTNGIPQTAFPGHPLHLTIPPQGLPNGDAATLQHAFPGLPPFPGVAFPAVYGQFPQALPPPLAAVAPTQREDFLMFPGCSISGPEGCNLFIYHLPQEFGDAELMQMFLPFGNVISSKVFIDRATNQSKCFGFVSFDNPASAQAAIQAMNGFQIGMKRLKVQLKRPKDASRPY
- the LOC117139762 gene encoding CUGBP Elav-like family member 4 isoform X29, translated to MVHIIELVGQPKVEFAQQVTMNRALQLKPAENESRSGCAFVKFGSQQEAQSAITNLHGSQTMPGASSSLVVKYADTEKERQIRRMQQMAGHMNLLNPFVFNQFSPYGAYAQQQQQAALMAAAATAPGSAAAYMNPMAALATQIPHGLNGTGQPPSLPSPTMPNFNMGANTPNGQPGGAAAAAAAAAAADGVFTNGIPQTAFPGHPLHLTIPPQGLPNGDAATLQHAFPGLPPFPGVDFLMFPGCSISGPEGCNLFIYHLPQEFGDAELMQMFLPFGNVISSKVFIDRATNQSKCFGFVSFDNPASAQAAIQAMNGFQIGMKRLKVQLKRPKDASRPY
- the LOC117139762 gene encoding CUGBP Elav-like family member 4 isoform X26; the protein is MVHIIELVGQPKVEFAQQVTMNRALQLKPAENESRSGCAFVKFGSQQEAQSAITNLHGSQTMPGASSSLVVKYADTEKERQIRRMQQMAGHMNLLNPFVFNQFSPYGAYAQQQQQAALMAAAATAPGSAAAYMNPMAALATQIPHGLNGTGQPPSLPSPTMPNFNMGANTPNGQPGGAAAAAAAAAAADGVFTNGIPQTAFPGHPLHLTIPPQGLPNGDAATLQHAFPGLPPFPGVAFPAVYGQFPQALPPPLAAVAPTQREGCSISGPEGCNLFIYHLPQEFGDAELMQMFLPFGNVISSKVFIDRATNQSKCFGFVSFDNPASAQAAIQAMNGFQIGMKRLKVQLKRPKDASRPY
- the LOC117139762 gene encoding CUGBP Elav-like family member 4 isoform X19, whose amino-acid sequence is MVHIIELVGQPKVEFAQQVTMNRALQLKPAENESRSGCAFVKFGSQQEAQSAITNLHGSQTMPGASSSLVVKYADTEKERQIRRMQQMAGHMNLLNPFVFNQFSPYGAYAQLPSPPELQQQQQAALMAAAATAPGSAAAYMNPMAALATQIPHGLNGTGQPPSLPSPTMPNFNMGANTPNGQPGGAAAAAAAAAAADGVFTNGIPQTAFPGPTELFVADPLHLTIPPQGLPNGDAATLQHAFPGLPPFPGVAFPAVYGQFPQALPPPLAAVAPTQREDFLMFPGCSISGPEGCNLFIYHLPQEFGDAELMQMFLPFGNVISSKVFIDRATNQSKCFGFVSFDNPASAQAAIQAMNGFQIGMKRLKVQLKRPKDASRPY
- the LOC117139762 gene encoding CUGBP Elav-like family member 4 isoform X23, coding for MVHIIELVGQPKVEFAQQVTMNRALQLKPAENESRSGCAFVKFGSQQEAQSAITNLHGSQTMPGASSSLVVKYADTEKERQIRRMQQMAGHMNLLNPFVFNQFSPYGAYAQQQQQAALMAAAATAPGSAAAYMNPMAALATQIPHGLNGTGQPPSLPSPTMPNFNMGANTPNGQPGGAAAAAAAAAAADGVFTNGIPQTAFPGPTELFVADPLHLTIPPQGLPNGDAATLQHAFPGLPPFPGVAFPAVYGQFPQALPPPLAAVAPTQREDFLMFPGCSISGPEGCNLFIYHLPQEFGDAELMQMFLPFGNVISSKVFIDRATNQSKCFGFVSFDNPASAQAAIQAMNGFQIGMKRLKVQLKRPKDASRPY
- the LOC117139762 gene encoding CUGBP Elav-like family member 4 isoform X17, producing MVHIIELVGQPKVEFAQQVTMNRALQLKPAENESRSEHLDRKLFVGMLSKQQTEDDVRQIFHPFGTIEECTILRGPDGASKGCAFVKFGSQQEAQSAITNLHGSQTMPGASSSLVVKYADTEKERQIRRMQQMAGHMNLLNPFVFNQFSPYGAYAQLPSPPELQQQQQAALMAAAATAPGSAAAYMNPMAALATQIPHGLNGTGQPPSLPSPTMPNFNMGANTPNGQPGGAAAAAAAAAAADGVFTNGIPQTAFPGHPLHLTIPPQGLPNGDAATLQHAFPGLPPFPGVDFLMFPGCSISGPEGCNLFIYHLPQEFGDAELMQMFLPFGNVISSKVFIDRATNQSKCFGFVSFDNPASAQAAIQAMNGFQIGMKRLKVQLKRPKDASRPY
- the LOC117139762 gene encoding CUGBP Elav-like family member 4 isoform X13, whose product is MLAFHNEHIASCAFLTYFSPESSATPATSPTTGAQATLHNDKQSIAGMNRALQLKPAENESRSGCAFVKFGSQQEAQSAITNLHGSQTMPGASSSLVVKYADTEKERQIRRMQQMAGHMNLLNPFVFNQFSPYGAYAQLPSPPELQQQQQAALMAAAATAPGSAAAYMNPMAALATQIPHGLNGTGQPPSLPSPTMPNFNMGANTPNGQPGGAAAAAAAAAAADGVFTNGIPQTAFPGPTELFVADPLHLTIPPQGLPNGDAATLQHAFPGLPPFPGVAFPAVYGQFPQALPPPLAAVAPTQREDFLMFPGCSISGPEGCNLFIYHLPQEFGDAELMQMFLPFGNVISSKVFIDRATNQSKCFGFVSFDNPASAQAAIQAMNGFQIGMKRLKVQLKRPKDASRPY
- the LOC117139762 gene encoding CUGBP Elav-like family member 4 isoform X16, with protein sequence MLAFHNEHIASCAFLTYFSPESSATPATSPTTGAQATLHNDKQSIAGMNRALQLKPAENESRSGCAFVKFGSQQEAQSAITNLHGSQTMPGASSSLVVKYADTEKERQIRRMQQMAGHMNLLNPFVFNQFSPYGAYAQQQQQAALMAAAATAPGSAAAYMNPMAALATQIPHGLNGTGQPPSLPSPTMPNFNMGANTPNGQPGGAAAAAAAAAAADGVFTNGIPQTAFPGHPLHLTIPPQGLPNGDAATLQHAFPGLPPFPGVAFPAVYGQFPQALPPPLAAVAPTQREDFLMFPGCSISGPEGCNLFIYHLPQEFGDAELMQMFLPFGNVISSKVFIDRATNQSKCFGFVSFDNPASAQAAIQAMNGFQIGMKRLKVQLKRPKDASRPY